A DNA window from Thermococcus sp. 4557 contains the following coding sequences:
- a CDS encoding tungsten cofactor oxidoreductase radical SAM maturase: MGIKLDKEYTFTLWDGKVIVRPKLDMKYLYIETTSRCNLKCEMCFKQYWEDSEGDMDWELFLKILDDAEEFPDLKLIYFGGIGEPSVHPRFMDMVREVKRRGFALGMSSNGTLLTDSMLREFAELGVELIYFSMDTVPTVQNAITLGHIAAAVTADKIKKLVKYREEAGTHRPSIGVEVVLTKENYRELPDLARYLKELGVDALLVSNLLPMTEEQVDDIIYDGSVDVEPIVDELYKVAHEGLYVKIPYFELKTERQCDFDENNVAVIRWDGEVAPCYRFLHTYYEYIFGRKKKVNAYSFGNVREKSLAEIWTSERYTWFRFTMKNYMYPSCTDCPLQDSCDFVKTSDIDCWGNEPSCADCLWARRIVQCPIPQYMFGKFF; the protein is encoded by the coding sequence ATGGGAATAAAACTCGATAAGGAGTACACTTTCACCCTGTGGGACGGAAAGGTCATAGTCAGGCCGAAGCTCGATATGAAGTATCTCTACATAGAGACCACAAGCCGATGCAACTTGAAGTGCGAGATGTGCTTTAAGCAGTACTGGGAGGACAGCGAGGGTGACATGGATTGGGAGCTTTTTCTCAAGATTCTCGATGATGCCGAGGAGTTCCCAGACCTTAAGCTGATATATTTTGGCGGAATAGGTGAGCCCTCGGTTCATCCGCGTTTCATGGACATGGTGCGTGAGGTCAAGAGGCGCGGCTTTGCCCTCGGCATGAGCAGCAACGGAACACTCCTTACAGACAGCATGCTTCGGGAATTCGCCGAACTCGGCGTTGAGCTGATATACTTCTCCATGGACACCGTCCCAACGGTTCAGAACGCAATAACCCTGGGGCATATCGCGGCTGCGGTTACCGCGGACAAGATAAAAAAGCTCGTGAAATACCGGGAGGAGGCTGGAACCCACAGGCCCAGCATAGGCGTCGAGGTCGTCCTGACGAAGGAGAACTACAGGGAACTGCCGGATCTTGCGAGGTACCTTAAAGAACTTGGCGTCGATGCCCTGCTTGTTTCGAACCTCCTTCCAATGACCGAGGAGCAGGTCGATGACATCATATATGACGGGAGCGTTGATGTGGAACCCATAGTGGACGAACTCTACAAGGTCGCCCACGAGGGCCTCTATGTGAAGATACCATACTTCGAGCTGAAGACCGAGAGGCAGTGTGATTTCGACGAGAACAACGTGGCCGTTATCCGGTGGGACGGAGAGGTTGCCCCCTGCTACCGCTTCCTTCACACATACTACGAGTACATCTTCGGCAGAAAGAAGAAGGTGAACGCGTACTCGTTTGGAAACGTCCGTGAGAAGAGCCTCGCCGAGATATGGACCAGCGAAAGATACACATGGTTCCGCTTTACAATGAAGAACTACATGTACCCCTCGTGTACTGACTGTCCCCTTCAGGACTCCTGTGACTTCGTGAAAACGAGCGACATCGACTGCTGGGGCAACGAGCCGAGCTGTGCCGACTGTCTTTGGGCCAGACGGATCGTTCAGTGCCCTATCCCCCAGTACATGTTCGGGAAGTTCTTCTGA
- the aor gene encoding aldehyde ferredoxin oxidoreductase — MYGNWGKFLRVNLSTGEVKVEEYDEELAKKWLGSRGLAIYLLLKEMDPKVDPLSPENKLIITPGPLSGTSAPTGGRYNVVTKSPQTGFITMSNSGGYFGAELKFAGWDAIVIEGKAEKPVYIYIKDENVEIRDASHLWGKIVSETEEALRKEIGSKRLRITSIGPAGENLVKFAAIVNDGHRAAGRAGVGAVMGSKNLKAIAVEGSKRVPIADKQKFMLVVKEKVNKLRNDPVAGGGLPKYGTAVLVNIINSNGLYPVRNFQTGIFEYAEEQSGEGMTAKYLIRNQPCYACPIGCGRVNKLPSVGVTEGPEYESIWALGANLGINDLASIIEANHFCDEYGLDTISTGGTLATAMELWEKGLLKPEDVGEDAPPFRWGNTEVLHYYIEKIAYRKGFGDTLAEGGYRLAERFGGVDYFMGVKKLELPAYDPRGAEGHGLGYATNNRGGCHIKNYMISPEILGYPYKMDPHDIGDDKVNMLIVFQNLSAVIDAAGLCLFTTFGLGADDFRDLLNAALGWDFSTEEYLKIGERIWNAERIFNLKAGLDPERDDSLPKRFLEEPMPEGPNKGHVVRLKEMLPRYYALRGWTPDGKVPPEKAKELGIEEFL, encoded by the coding sequence ATGTATGGCAACTGGGGTAAGTTTCTACGTGTAAACCTCTCCACGGGGGAGGTTAAGGTTGAAGAGTACGACGAGGAATTAGCCAAGAAGTGGCTTGGCAGCAGAGGGCTGGCAATATACCTCCTTCTGAAAGAGATGGATCCGAAGGTGGACCCCCTGAGCCCCGAGAACAAGCTGATAATTACACCCGGACCGCTGAGCGGAACCAGTGCCCCAACGGGTGGAAGGTACAACGTTGTTACCAAGAGCCCCCAGACCGGGTTCATAACGATGTCAAACTCGGGTGGCTACTTCGGCGCCGAGCTGAAGTTCGCCGGCTGGGATGCCATAGTCATTGAGGGCAAGGCTGAGAAGCCCGTCTACATCTATATCAAAGATGAGAACGTTGAGATCCGTGATGCGAGCCATCTCTGGGGCAAGATTGTCAGCGAGACGGAGGAAGCGCTTAGAAAGGAAATCGGAAGTAAGAGGCTCCGCATCACCAGCATAGGGCCCGCGGGAGAGAATCTCGTCAAGTTCGCGGCCATTGTCAATGACGGTCACCGTGCCGCGGGAAGGGCAGGTGTTGGAGCCGTTATGGGAAGCAAGAACCTCAAGGCCATAGCGGTGGAGGGAAGCAAGAGGGTTCCCATTGCGGACAAGCAGAAGTTCATGCTGGTCGTTAAGGAGAAGGTTAACAAGCTGAGGAACGACCCCGTTGCCGGCGGAGGTCTTCCAAAGTACGGAACCGCGGTTCTCGTTAACATCATAAACTCCAACGGCCTTTACCCCGTCCGCAACTTCCAGACCGGTATCTTTGAGTACGCGGAAGAGCAGAGTGGCGAGGGCATGACCGCCAAGTATCTGATCAGAAACCAGCCGTGCTATGCCTGTCCCATTGGATGTGGCAGGGTCAACAAGCTCCCGAGCGTTGGTGTTACCGAGGGGCCGGAGTACGAGAGCATCTGGGCCCTGGGAGCTAACCTGGGCATAAATGACCTGGCCAGCATAATCGAGGCCAACCACTTCTGCGATGAGTACGGTCTCGACACGATCTCGACGGGTGGAACGCTTGCCACGGCCATGGAGCTCTGGGAGAAGGGTCTCCTCAAGCCCGAGGACGTTGGGGAGGACGCGCCGCCCTTCAGATGGGGCAACACGGAGGTTCTTCACTACTACATCGAGAAGATCGCCTATAGAAAGGGCTTTGGAGACACTCTGGCGGAGGGCGGTTACCGCCTGGCCGAGAGGTTTGGCGGTGTTGATTACTTCATGGGCGTTAAGAAGCTCGAGCTCCCTGCTTATGACCCGAGAGGTGCAGAGGGGCACGGTCTCGGCTATGCCACCAACAACCGCGGCGGCTGTCACATAAAGAACTACATGATAAGCCCCGAGATACTCGGCTACCCGTACAAGATGGATCCGCACGATATAGGTGACGATAAGGTCAACATGCTGATAGTCTTCCAGAACCTCAGCGCGGTCATCGATGCCGCCGGCCTGTGTCTCTTCACGACCTTTGGCCTCGGTGCGGATGACTTCAGAGACCTCCTCAACGCGGCCCTTGGCTGGGACTTCTCGACGGAGGAGTACCTCAAGATAGGCGAGCGCATCTGGAACGCCGAGAGGATATTCAACCTCAAAGCCGGTCTCGATCCGGAGAGGGACGACAGCCTGCCGAAGCGCTTCCTTGAGGAGCCCATGCCTGAGGGCCCGAACAAGGGCCACGTCGTCAGGCTCAAGGAGATGCTGCCGCGCTACTACGCTCTCCGCGGCTGGACCCCGGACGGAAAGGTTCCACCGGAGAAAGCGAAGGAGCTTGGCATCGAGGAATTCCTTTGA
- a CDS encoding hydrogenase 3 maturation endopeptidase HyCI, with translation MELLELLKKAKRVVVCGIGNEVRGDDAFGVLVAERLKEMVNNPNVLILNCGEVPESYTGKITKFEPDLVVFVDAVDFGGEHGEIVLANPEGTLGEAVSTHSLPLKVLVGYLKTRLNAEFVLLGCQPAVLGLFQEPSEIITERAKTLAESLAGALGGG, from the coding sequence ATGGAGCTCCTCGAACTCCTCAAGAAGGCCAAACGGGTCGTCGTCTGCGGAATAGGGAACGAGGTTAGGGGGGACGATGCATTCGGCGTCCTCGTTGCCGAGAGGCTGAAGGAAATGGTGAACAACCCAAACGTTCTCATCCTCAACTGCGGAGAGGTTCCGGAGAGCTACACTGGAAAGATAACAAAATTCGAGCCCGATCTGGTGGTCTTCGTTGATGCGGTTGACTTCGGCGGGGAGCACGGAGAGATAGTTCTGGCCAATCCGGAGGGAACCCTCGGTGAGGCAGTCTCGACCCACAGCCTGCCGCTCAAGGTTCTGGTGGGCTACCTGAAGACGCGCCTCAACGCGGAGTTCGTCCTCCTCGGCTGCCAGCCGGCCGTTCTGGGCCTCTTCCAGGAGCCAAGCGAGATTATAACCGAACGGGCGAAAACACTCGCGGAATCGCTGGCCGGGGCCCTTGGAGGTGGTTGA
- a CDS encoding Mrp/NBP35 family ATP-binding protein produces MISIDPRVKGIEGRLEKVKRIIPVVSGKGGVGKSLVSTTLALALAEKGYKVGLLDLDFHGASDHVILGFEPKEFPEEEYGVIPPTVHGIKFMSIVYYSEDKPTPMRGMEVSDALIELLTITRWDELDYLIIDMPPGLGDQFLDVMRFLKKGEFIVVATPSKLAINVVRKLIEVLREREYKILGIVENLKLDEEKDIKRLAEEFGTTYLTGIPLYRDLEAKIGNPKELLKTDFAEKIREVAEKI; encoded by the coding sequence ATGATAAGCATAGACCCGCGCGTCAAGGGCATAGAAGGCAGGCTTGAGAAGGTGAAGCGCATAATCCCCGTCGTCAGCGGAAAGGGCGGGGTTGGAAAGTCACTCGTCTCCACCACGCTGGCCCTGGCTTTGGCGGAGAAGGGCTACAAAGTTGGCCTCCTTGACCTCGACTTCCACGGTGCGAGCGACCACGTCATCCTTGGCTTCGAGCCAAAGGAGTTCCCGGAGGAGGAGTACGGCGTAATCCCGCCGACGGTTCACGGGATAAAGTTCATGAGCATCGTCTACTACTCCGAGGACAAGCCGACGCCCATGAGGGGTATGGAGGTCAGCGACGCCCTCATAGAACTCCTCACAATAACCCGCTGGGACGAGCTGGACTACCTCATCATAGACATGCCGCCCGGCCTTGGAGACCAGTTCCTCGACGTCATGCGCTTCCTCAAGAAAGGTGAATTCATCGTGGTGGCAACACCGTCAAAGCTGGCCATTAACGTCGTCAGAAAGCTCATCGAGGTTCTGAGGGAGAGGGAATACAAAATCCTCGGAATCGTCGAGAACCTTAAGCTGGACGAGGAGAAGGACATCAAGCGTCTCGCGGAAGAGTTCGGCACCACCTATCTGACCGGTATCCCCCTCTACCGGGACCTGGAAGCAAAGATTGGAAACCCCAAAGAACTTCTAAAGACGGATTTCGCGGAGAAGATAAGGGAAGTCGCGGAGAAGATTTAG
- a CDS encoding HypC/HybG/HupF family hydrogenase formation chaperone has translation MCLAIPGRIIEITGKTAVVDFGGVRREVRLDLLPEVGVGDYVIVHTGFAIERLDEERALEILEAWAEVERALEG, from the coding sequence ATGTGCCTAGCGATTCCGGGAAGGATAATCGAAATCACAGGAAAAACCGCGGTTGTAGACTTTGGAGGCGTGAGAAGGGAAGTTCGCCTCGATCTGCTCCCAGAGGTCGGAGTCGGGGACTACGTCATAGTCCACACGGGCTTCGCAATAGAGAGGCTCGACGAGGAGAGAGCGCTGGAGATACTCGAGGCGTGGGCAGAGGTCGAGCGGGCGCTGGAGGGATGA
- the hypD gene encoding hydrogenase formation protein HypD gives MNVTDVLNAFKDRELAQKVVRKIREEARGLDELRFMHVCGTHEDTVTRSGIRSLLPENVKIVSGPGCPVCITPVEDIVKMREIMREAYAEGDRIILTTFGDMYKIPTPLGSFADLRGEGYDVRVVYSIFDTYKIAKENPERTVVHFSPGFETTTAPAAGMLNAVVEEGLENFKIYSVHRLTPPAVEALVKAGTRFHGLIDPGHVSTIIGVKGWEYITTDYGIPQVIAGFEPVDMLMAILLLVRMVKNGEVEILNEYTRAVRYEGNVVAQKLIEKFFDVTDAKWRALGTIPESGLELKKEWRELEIRTYYDPEVPELPDLEKGCICGAILRGLALPPQCPHFGKTCTPRSPIGPCMVSYEGTCSIFYKYGALF, from the coding sequence ATGAACGTGACCGACGTCCTGAACGCCTTCAAGGACAGAGAACTGGCCCAGAAGGTCGTGAGGAAGATACGCGAGGAGGCGAGGGGCCTCGATGAGCTCCGCTTCATGCACGTCTGCGGAACGCACGAGGATACCGTAACCCGCTCCGGAATACGCTCTCTTTTGCCCGAGAACGTCAAGATAGTCAGCGGTCCGGGCTGTCCGGTCTGTATAACCCCCGTTGAGGACATCGTCAAGATGCGCGAGATTATGAGGGAGGCCTACGCTGAGGGAGACAGGATAATCCTGACCACCTTCGGCGACATGTACAAAATCCCCACTCCCCTCGGGAGCTTCGCGGATTTGAGGGGCGAGGGCTACGACGTGAGGGTGGTTTACTCCATATTTGACACCTACAAGATAGCCAAGGAGAACCCGGAGAGAACCGTCGTTCACTTCAGTCCCGGCTTCGAGACCACCACCGCCCCCGCGGCCGGAATGCTCAACGCCGTCGTTGAAGAGGGCCTTGAAAACTTCAAGATATACTCAGTCCATCGCCTGACGCCTCCGGCCGTTGAGGCCCTCGTGAAGGCCGGAACGCGCTTCCACGGGCTCATAGACCCAGGTCACGTCTCAACTATAATAGGCGTCAAAGGATGGGAGTACATAACGACCGACTACGGCATACCGCAGGTCATAGCGGGCTTCGAGCCGGTGGACATGCTGATGGCAATTCTGCTCCTCGTACGGATGGTCAAGAACGGCGAGGTGGAGATACTCAACGAGTACACCCGCGCCGTCAGGTACGAGGGCAACGTCGTTGCCCAGAAGCTCATCGAGAAGTTCTTCGACGTCACCGACGCCAAGTGGCGCGCCCTCGGAACCATACCCGAAAGCGGGCTTGAGCTGAAGAAGGAGTGGAGGGAGCTAGAGATAAGGACGTACTATGATCCAGAGGTTCCCGAACTCCCGGACCTCGAGAAGGGCTGCATCTGCGGCGCAATCCTTCGCGGTCTGGCGCTGCCCCCGCAGTGCCCGCACTTCGGCAAGACCTGCACGCCGCGGAGTCCAATAGGGCCGTGCATGGTCTCCTACGAAGGAACCTGCAGCATCTTTTACAAATACGGAGCTTTGTTCTAA
- the hypA gene encoding hydrogenase nickel incorporation protein HypA, translating into MHEWALADGIVRTALDYAEKEGASKLLAVQVVLGELQDVNAEIVEFAMKELLKGTIGEGAEIEFIEEEAVFKCRDCGHEWKLKDVKGNFDERIKEDIHFIPEVVHAFLACPKCGSRDFEVVQGRGVYISGIKIEKEGEA; encoded by the coding sequence ATGCACGAGTGGGCCCTGGCTGATGGGATAGTTAGAACAGCCTTAGATTACGCAGAGAAGGAAGGTGCATCAAAGCTCCTCGCCGTTCAGGTCGTTCTCGGCGAACTCCAGGATGTCAACGCCGAGATAGTCGAGTTCGCGATGAAGGAGCTCCTCAAAGGAACCATTGGAGAGGGCGCGGAGATAGAGTTCATCGAAGAAGAGGCTGTTTTTAAGTGCCGCGACTGCGGCCACGAGTGGAAGCTTAAAGATGTTAAAGGAAACTTCGACGAGCGCATAAAGGAGGACATACACTTCATCCCCGAGGTTGTTCACGCGTTTCTAGCCTGTCCGAAGTGCGGCAGCAGGGACTTCGAAGTCGTTCAGGGCAGGGGAGTTTACATAAGCGGCATAAAGATCGAGAAGGAGGGGGAGGCATGA